One Thermoanaerobacter pseudethanolicus ATCC 33223 genomic window, TCCTGAGCTATTGGTAAATTTAAGACGAGAAGTTGAAAACGTAATCAAACAACAAGTAAAAGGAGTCGTCATTACTCACGGTACAGATACATTAGAGGAAACAGCATATTTTTTAGACTTAACTATAAATTCTGAAAAGCCAATAGTCTTGACTGGAGCCATGAAAAATTCTTCTGAAGTTGGATACGACGGTCCCAATAACTTAATTGCTTCTGTAATTACTGCTTCCTCAGAAAAAGCCAAAAATAAAGGAGTGTTAGTAGCTTTCAATAACGAAATACATGCAGCACGAGATGTCACAAAAACTCATACTTCAAGTATTGACACTTTTAAAAGCCTTGAAACAGGTCCAATAGGTGTTGTAGATAATAACAAAGCGTATTTTTATAGGAACATTGAGACAAGAAATTATATACCAGTAGACCATTTAGAGCCAAGAGTCAGTCTTCTAAAAGTCGCCTTTGGTATGGAGGATAAAATTATCAGATTCCTTGTTGATAGCGGAGAAAAAGGAATAGTAATAGAAGGAACAGGAAGGGGAAATGTACCTCCAAAATTGGCTGAGGGCATAGAATATGCTATATCAAAGGGAGTAATTGTAGTGTTAGTTTCAAGATGTCCTATGGGAAGAGTTGATGCCTCTTACGGTTATAAAGGTGGCGGAAAGCATCTTGAGTCCTTAGGGGTAATCTTTGGAGGTAATCTCTCAGGGCAAAAAGCTCGCATAAAACTCATGGCAGCTCTTGCTTATTCCAATAATTACAATGAAATCAAAAAATTATTTGAAGAAGAAAAGACTTGATACCTAATGGCATCAAGTCCTTTGTTTACTGTAGATACTTGTTTACCATGTCTTTAACAAGGTTGCCATCTGCTCTCCCTTTTACGATTGGCATTACCTTTCCCATCACTTTTCCTATATCGCTTTTAGTTTTAGCACCAGTTTCTTCGATAGCTTTTTTTACTATTTCCTCTATTTCCTCTTCGGATAGCTGCTTCGGTAAATAAGAAAGCATAATCTCAATTTCTTTTTTGGCTTTATCCACTAAGTCTTGCCTTCCACTTTTCTCGTAATCCGGCAACACTTCTTTTCTTTGCTTTATCTCCTTAGAAATTACATTGATGACCCCTTCATCGTCTAATTCTTTTTGAGTATCTTTTTCAACTTGGAGAATAGCTGCTCTTACCATACTTAAAATATTCTTTTTGAAATTATCTTTGTTTTTCATAGCTTCTACCATATCTTTGTATATTCGCTCTTTTAGGGGCATGGCAAGCAC contains:
- a CDS encoding asparaginase; amino-acid sequence: MYYNESKKINISITVNYFLGGFALEKIVIIFTGGTISMKNDPNLNAAIPSLSGKDILKMVPNIKEIAQIEIIQFGNSPSPHLTPELLVNLRREVENVIKQQVKGVVITHGTDTLEETAYFLDLTINSEKPIVLTGAMKNSSEVGYDGPNNLIASVITASSEKAKNKGVLVAFNNEIHAARDVTKTHTSSIDTFKSLETGPIGVVDNNKAYFYRNIETRNYIPVDHLEPRVSLLKVAFGMEDKIIRFLVDSGEKGIVIEGTGRGNVPPKLAEGIEYAISKGVIVVLVSRCPMGRVDASYGYKGGGKHLESLGVIFGGNLSGQKARIKLMAALAYSNNYNEIKKLFEEEKT
- a CDS encoding GatB/YqeY domain-containing protein; this translates as MPLKERIYKDMVEAMKNKDNFKKNILSMVRAAILQVEKDTQKELDDEGVINVISKEIKQRKEVLPDYEKSGRQDLVDKAKKEIEIMLSYLPKQLSEEEIEEIVKKAIEETGAKTKSDIGKVMGKVMPIVKGRADGNLVKDMVNKYLQ